One window from the genome of Streptococcus salivarius encodes:
- the gshAB gene encoding bifunctional glutamate--cysteine ligase GshA/glutathione synthetase GshB: protein MTINQLLQKLEPTSPILQANFGIERESLRVDRQGKLAHTPHPSCLGARSFHPYIQTDFCEFQMELITPVAKSTTEARRFLGAITDVAGRSISKDELLWPLSMPPRIKAQEIQVAQLENEFERHYRNYLAEKYGTKLQAISGIHYNMELGKDLVEALFQESDQIDIIAFKNALYLKLAQNYLRYRWVITYLFGAAPVAEQGFFDQEVPKPVRSFRNSDHGYVNKEEIQVSFSSLEDYVSAIENYIEQGDLIAEKEFYSAVRFRGQKVNRSFLDKGITYLEFRNFDLNPFERIGISQNTMDTVHLLLLAFLWLDAPENVDQALAQGRALNEKIALSHPLEPLPSEAETQNITSALDQLVQHFGLSDYHQGLVKQVKDAFADPSQTLAAQLLPHIKDKSLADFALDKALAYHDYDWTAHYALKGYEEIELSTQMLLFDAIQKGLHFEILDEQDQFLKLWHKDHVEYVKNGNMTSKDNYVVPLAMANKTVTKKILDDAGFPVPAGDEFTSLEQGLAYYPLIKGKQIVVKPKSTNFGLGISIFQEPASLDNYKKALEIAFAEDTAVLVEEFIPGTEYRFFILDGRCEAVLLRVAANVVGDGKHTIRELVAQKNANPLRGRDHRSPLEIIELGDIEQLMLTQQGYAPDDILPEGKKVNLRRNSNISTGGDSIDATETMDSSYQELAAAMATSMGAWACGVDLIIPDKTQPASKEKPHCTCIELNFNPSMYMHTYCAEGPGQAITPKILDKLFPEVTTR, encoded by the coding sequence ATGACTATAAATCAACTGCTTCAAAAGCTGGAGCCTACTAGCCCTATCCTTCAAGCTAACTTTGGAATTGAACGCGAAAGTCTTCGTGTCGATAGACAGGGAAAATTAGCACATACGCCTCACCCTTCCTGCCTAGGAGCTCGAAGTTTCCACCCTTATATTCAAACAGATTTTTGTGAGTTTCAGATGGAGCTCATCACACCAGTTGCTAAATCGACTACTGAGGCTCGTCGTTTTCTTGGAGCCATTACCGATGTAGCTGGACGTTCCATTAGTAAAGATGAACTTCTTTGGCCCTTATCTATGCCACCTCGCATCAAGGCCCAAGAAATCCAAGTTGCCCAACTGGAAAATGAATTTGAACGCCATTATCGTAACTACCTGGCCGAAAAATACGGAACTAAACTACAAGCCATCTCAGGTATCCACTATAATATGGAACTAGGGAAAGATTTGGTTGAGGCCCTATTCCAAGAAAGTGACCAGATTGATATAATTGCTTTCAAAAACGCCCTCTATCTTAAGCTGGCTCAGAACTATTTGCGCTATCGTTGGGTGATTACCTATCTCTTTGGTGCTGCACCTGTTGCTGAGCAAGGCTTCTTCGACCAAGAAGTGCCAAAACCCGTGCGTTCCTTCCGAAACAGCGACCATGGTTATGTCAATAAGGAAGAAATCCAAGTATCCTTTTCAAGCCTAGAGGACTATGTCTCTGCCATCGAAAACTATATCGAACAAGGTGATTTGATTGCGGAGAAAGAATTTTACTCAGCTGTTCGTTTCCGTGGACAAAAGGTTAATCGCTCCTTCCTTGATAAGGGAATCACCTACCTGGAATTCCGTAACTTCGACCTCAACCCCTTTGAGCGTATCGGTATTAGCCAAAATACCATGGATACCGTACACCTACTCCTTCTAGCCTTCCTCTGGCTGGATGCCCCTGAAAATGTTGATCAGGCTCTGGCTCAAGGTCGCGCGCTGAATGAAAAAATTGCCCTCTCTCATCCTTTAGAACCTCTACCTTCTGAAGCTGAAACTCAGAATATTACGTCAGCTCTAGACCAACTGGTGCAACATTTTGGGCTTAGTGACTATCATCAAGGTCTGGTCAAACAAGTTAAAGATGCCTTTGCAGATCCTAGTCAGACACTAGCAGCCCAACTTCTTCCTCATATCAAAGACAAGTCCCTTGCTGACTTTGCCCTTGACAAGGCTCTTGCCTATCATGATTACGACTGGACTGCCCACTATGCCCTTAAGGGTTATGAGGAAATTGAACTTTCTACCCAGATGCTGCTCTTTGATGCCATTCAAAAAGGGCTTCATTTTGAAATCCTAGATGAGCAGGATCAATTCCTTAAACTCTGGCATAAAGATCATGTTGAGTACGTCAAAAATGGTAACATGACCTCAAAAGACAACTATGTAGTTCCTCTTGCCATGGCTAATAAAACCGTGACCAAAAAAATCCTAGATGATGCTGGCTTCCCTGTCCCTGCCGGCGACGAATTTACCAGTCTAGAACAAGGTCTAGCCTACTATCCTCTTATCAAGGGCAAGCAAATTGTGGTTAAACCAAAATCAACCAACTTCGGTCTGGGCATTTCCATTTTCCAAGAGCCTGCCAGTCTTGATAACTATAAGAAAGCTCTCGAAATTGCCTTTGCAGAAGATACAGCTGTTCTTGTTGAAGAATTTATCCCAGGAACTGAATACCGTTTCTTCATTCTGGACGGGCGTTGTGAGGCTGTTCTCCTTCGTGTCGCTGCCAATGTTGTCGGTGATGGCAAACACACCATTCGTGAATTAGTCGCTCAGAAAAATGCCAATCCATTGAGAGGCCGTGATCACCGCTCACCGCTGGAAATCATTGAGCTAGGAGACATTGAACAATTGATGTTGACTCAGCAAGGTTATGCACCTGATGATATTCTCCCAGAAGGGAAAAAGGTCAATCTCCGCCGTAACTCCAACATCTCTACGGGTGGTGACTCTATTGATGCCACTGAGACCATGGATTCATCCTATCAAGAATTAGCTGCAGCTATGGCGACTAGCATGGGGGCCTGGGCTTGCGGGGTTGACCTCATCATTCCAGATAAAACTCAGCCTGCTAGCAAGGAAAAACCTCATTGCACTTGTATCGAGCTCAACTTCAATCCCTCTATGTATATGCACACCTATTGTGCTGAAGGTCCTGGACAAGCTATCACTCCAAAAATCCTAGACAAGCTTTTTCCAGAAGTTACCACAAGGTAA
- a CDS encoding DUF1310 family protein codes for MKKVILQYLASALAVILILGLVVFNRQRNHSLVKKVKDPEISYIYQDSLENLDRLALSQAGVIQSYQLDSLSVRKEDGKIHLVLHINHSYDMQVNLVLKSDIYGDLSVVQATPSKALKLALEDESYQKRLTLISQKADAIISRDHWDQGIKPAYVAQVRSKMKKTSLNQLEKVLQEIDQESKEVGSDTYTAFFQASQLPNHDKLNLVMEHMQVYVDKYQFLQLGKSGYKFSKKLEPTSPFYSYFREAIMETYQTDLGLGVDELGIKLHLFRSWIDKQSMDYIRTNYKGKTDFDKLLAYSKDKKIKLDYTTGASYHNRSLGDFTYPQNMKIQLPQTSVMGPYGVSNSRFIEFIVNMDTGKFVSEWNVYKKRKDGSIDSNPKHYKVEDGADIADTDSANYGLSKGLNADLPAYLNNSHTYLDVRHPADNAIRRKMVKKWKNAKNVLNGGRYADIVKKGGLKDLETWRQVKAEDRLQVYNAYLDYIRSHLVLNGFDSFYQETYKPQGGDKKD; via the coding sequence ATGAAGAAAGTAATTTTACAGTATCTGGCAAGTGCCCTGGCTGTAATCCTTATACTTGGTCTTGTGGTTTTCAACAGACAGCGAAATCACTCTCTGGTAAAGAAGGTCAAAGACCCTGAGATTTCCTATATCTATCAGGATTCTTTAGAAAACCTAGATAGACTGGCCCTTAGTCAGGCTGGAGTTATCCAATCCTATCAACTCGATTCTTTGTCTGTTAGGAAGGAAGATGGAAAGATTCACCTCGTTCTCCATATCAATCATTCCTATGATATGCAGGTAAATCTTGTCCTAAAGTCTGATATCTACGGTGATTTATCTGTGGTTCAAGCGACGCCATCAAAGGCTTTGAAGCTAGCCTTGGAGGACGAGTCTTATCAGAAACGGTTGACCTTAATTTCGCAAAAGGCAGATGCCATTATATCTCGTGATCACTGGGATCAAGGCATTAAACCGGCCTATGTGGCTCAGGTCAGAAGTAAGATGAAGAAGACTTCTTTGAACCAGTTGGAAAAGGTTCTGCAAGAAATTGATCAAGAAAGTAAGGAAGTGGGCTCGGATACCTATACGGCCTTTTTCCAAGCTTCTCAACTGCCTAATCACGACAAGCTCAATTTGGTTATGGAGCACATGCAGGTTTATGTGGATAAGTACCAGTTCCTCCAGTTAGGGAAGTCAGGTTATAAATTTTCCAAGAAGCTAGAGCCAACCAGTCCTTTTTACAGTTACTTCCGTGAGGCTATTATGGAGACCTATCAGACGGATCTAGGGCTTGGAGTAGATGAGTTAGGTATCAAGCTCCACCTTTTTAGGTCTTGGATTGATAAGCAGTCCATGGACTATATTAGGACCAACTACAAGGGCAAGACGGATTTTGACAAGCTTCTGGCTTACAGCAAGGACAAGAAGATTAAGTTGGATTATACTACAGGTGCTTCTTACCATAACCGAAGCTTGGGTGATTTCACCTATCCGCAAAATATGAAAATCCAGCTACCTCAGACCAGTGTCATGGGACCTTACGGTGTCAGCAATTCCCGTTTTATTGAATTTATTGTCAATATGGATACAGGGAAATTTGTTTCTGAGTGGAATGTCTACAAGAAAAGGAAAGACGGTAGTATCGACTCTAATCCTAAGCATTACAAGGTTGAAGATGGTGCTGACATTGCTGATACGGACTCTGCTAACTACGGCCTATCTAAGGGATTAAATGCTGACTTACCAGCCTATCTCAATAATAGCCATACCTATCTCGACGTTCGTCACCCTGCCGACAATGCGATTAGACGCAAGATGGTTAAAAAGTGGAAAAATGCCAAGAATGTCTTAAATGGTGGGCGCTATGCTGATATTGTTAAAAAAGGAGGCTTGAAAGACCTTGAAACATGGAGACAAGTTAAAGCTGAAGACCGGCTCCAGGTCTACAATGCTTACCTTGATTATATTCGCTCTCATCTTGTGCTTAATGGGTTTGACAGCTTTTACCAAGAAACCTACAAGCCCCAAGGTGGAGACAAAAAAGACTGA
- a CDS encoding GNAT family N-acetyltransferase, with amino-acid sequence MGLRSQLITKEFPELDRVERLNNEAFPEEERIPLSEFLQLDGRDDYHFFAFYDEDDFVGFASVLYNAKVFYVSFFAIVPQMRSHGYGSEIIDKLVDFYGPSRSMVLEVERLDEPNDNPEQREARWDFYKRNGFKTSNAFLEYEGLSFEILYRGDHFDEEAYREIFRKLQENAYFDFSIKHRRLSDF; translated from the coding sequence ATGGGTTTACGCAGCCAATTAATTACTAAGGAGTTTCCAGAATTAGATAGGGTAGAGCGCTTAAACAACGAGGCTTTTCCAGAAGAAGAACGTATTCCATTAAGTGAGTTTTTACAATTGGATGGTCGTGATGATTATCATTTCTTTGCCTTTTATGACGAGGATGATTTTGTTGGGTTTGCCTCAGTTCTCTACAATGCCAAAGTTTTTTATGTGAGTTTCTTTGCCATCGTTCCTCAAATGCGGAGTCATGGCTACGGAAGTGAGATTATTGATAAATTGGTGGACTTTTATGGACCATCTCGGTCTATGGTCTTGGAAGTAGAGCGCTTGGATGAACCAAATGACAATCCTGAGCAACGTGAGGCACGTTGGGATTTCTATAAGCGTAATGGTTTCAAGACGTCCAATGCTTTCTTGGAATATGAGGGCTTGAGTTTTGAGATTCTCTATCGTGGAGATCACTTTGACGAAGAAGCCTACAGAGAAATATTCCGCAAACTTCAGGAAAATGCTTATTTTGACTTCAGTATTAAACATCGTCGCTTGAGTGATTTTTAA